The sequence below is a genomic window from Hydractinia symbiolongicarpus strain clone_291-10 chromosome 10, HSymV2.1, whole genome shotgun sequence.
cttcAAAGTATttcagtgtattaccgaatactacaaagtattacacaGTGTATTACCGTAAATTATGGAGATATTATACCAGGTATTAGAATGTATTAACAACATTAAAATGTTCAACGTCGTGGCGAATTTTTTTTCCGTACACGGTAGGCAGTATCATTGACCGTGGGCAGTATCATTTTAACCGTTGGCAGTAtctattaattttttcaatatttttcggAAACCGGTCCTTTGACATGCTCAAGTGTTTGTACCGCAAATGCCCGTGGAAACTTTTGACTTGACCGAAAACAAAGAGAAATACAGAATATGAGTGTGGAATAACTTATTCGAAGCGAAAGTAGCTGGTAAGTACCATTAATCTTTATATACTAAGATAGATGCTTGTTTCTCAAAGATTATATAAGTTTTATTTTGATCGAGTTTTTCTCACTGTGATTACTTACAACATGTCAGAAGAGAATATTGATTTCAATGTTGGTGAGAGGTTTTTTCACACCATCGAATTCTACACCATTTATACCAAGGTTGTTCTTATATGCGTAAAGACCCAAAATATAATCAACTTTTGAAACTTTGTTGTCTGTTTTAGCATCCAACGAGAAAACCGTGTacggaaaaaaaatttgcaacgTCGTGTGTCGGATGCGCATTTAAGCTGTTGAAGGGGCCAAAAATACGACATTGTCGGGTAAAGTTAAGGCTATGTTAGTATGGAGTTGAAGCCTGAGATCGGTTGCCGTTTGTTGTTAgttataaacattttaaagaTGGCGAACCTTCCCTACTTTATTTGTCTcccttgttgtttttataactttcaactactgttgttgttttttttttctctggaATCTCGATAACACTTTTCACATCAGTTAGTTTACCAAGTCCTTAAACTTGACACCCAAACTGTATTTGTTATAAAATAACATTCGTAACGCTTTCCCTCCCCCATGTTTTTTGTCGTTTCGTGCACGCAAGCTAGTTCAAAATAgttactgttagctagctagtgcTAGCTAACAGTAATTCTTCTTTAATCTCCTTTAAAAGTAGCTTTAAAAGTAGCTCGCTAGCTAGCTAGCGAGCTACTTTTAACTTTTTCCTAAAATgctatcaaaattttaattttaaaacctgCTGCATGcattattttaaaatgctatCAAAGTGCTCAATTATGTCACTCAATTCATTTTTACTTAAAGAGGTAGGGGCTAAATGGAGCAGATTGGGCCACTGTCtaaaatatgtttggttagcgGTGAGTCGGTCGGTCGGATAAAATATTTTcccgaaaaattacaaaaatactagCTATATTTCtcagccgtattttgttattcgttttaaatatacgccagctgtatttttagccTCCTTTTTAAGTTCGAATTTTGTCAGCCAATGTTGTTCCCATGGTTTTCGCTTGTATTGCCATAAAGCAGGAAAATGTAGCACTGAGTAGCGCAGCGCAGTCCCCTATGAAATAACATTTGGACGTAACAACCGTAATTCGGAGGACCGCTGAAAAAgtaaatggtggattttgttgCGTGTCGAAGATTGTTCGTGGATTGTTTGGttgatttttaacaaatttaaagaCTCCCTGATGAAATCAtctcttttttcactttttataattttttttattaaaataatcaaAGCTCAATTTCATAAACTTTAAGAAAAGACCCAATTCTTATAAACGAATAAAGATGGCGTAAGAAACTAGTCAGAAATTTGAAAAAGCTAAGCATGATTGACCTTTTAATAAACATGACAcattatataaataataaaattattagaatacaaataaacttttaaataaattgattttttttttatttccatcaACCATAAAATTTATCTCATAAAAATTATATgtctattattatttatattaattcATGTCAGCTTCTCCTTAAATATTATGAAGAAGAAGGCATGAAAGAAAAAGGCAGGGAAAAGTATTAAAGGTATTTACAATTATTTGGTGCATTAAGTAAGATTAAGtagaaaaaatcatttttaaaagtccAGACTTTCTATGACTACCAGCATTCTGTTACTTATAATTTTATGTGCCATAGAATTTTGtttaagaatgctttttcttctgaacttttaatttgacataacaAACATATTGATAACTCACACCCTTTAAATTTAAAAGGGTCAAACaaatttattgtttcaattttgtaGTGTTTCTGTgaagtaaaaatgtaaaaagaatttgGTAGAAGCaagatataactttttttttgatattcatCCTCTTATCATCACCTTCTCATCGCTAGTGATGaccatcatcattcatcatcattctcgggtTAACGTCCGTTTTCAATGCTAGCaggggttggacggggtatattaatgaccctcttccaatctgatctagactgtgttagatctaaactcaacttcctctgtatcaagtctgtccttataacctcctgccaagtctttctcagtctgcctctgggctttgccccaaaaacactttcttacccaattatccccctccattctttccaagttccccagccaattcaattttcttatctggataacatctttaattctaaggATACTTCTTCTtaactcatctgaactctttctgtctctcagactggcgttacacatctacctaaccattctcatatcattcctttctaaactgtcaagatcttcctgcttcactgcctgtgtctcactaccgtacaacataacacttcttacacaggcctcatacaacctaccttttaactcaattgacaagactctgctagtcaacaaaggaagtaactttctgaactttttccaagcagaacctattttgcaagtaacacttctttccACTGAATTGCGAGTCCACCGTGCAAAGTGGGATCAGGCCTTGGAATTCATTTACATCCCAGACGTCTTTTAGACAACTTTTGCtattctaaaagacgtcttttttagcGCTAATTTGTCCGTCTATAATGCATCTTTTTAACCGTCTAAAAGcggtctttttaaaaaagcattttaaaagatctcttttagacatcttttaaaaaacgtttttcaaaaaatttttacgaCGCGCCTTTTTAAAGACGTTTTCTAGACCTTTTACAGATGTAGAAGCCACTAAAATGCATCTTaaatgcaactttttaaatgcatcTTTACAAAGAGATTTTTTATCCATcccttttttgttttctttattattttataaaataaatttaagacgtTTTTTTACATTATCGTTGAAACGTACAGTTTTAATAAATTGCAGAAATAATGATATCACAGACTACAAATATTTTGTGATTAAAATATTAATCACAAGTATTATATCAAATTCGTATTGACactttaaacaataaatatattttacaattacaGTAAGCAAATGTAAccgaaaataaataaacaaataaaatattatttataataCACACTATACAATTAAATCATTCATATTCATATTTACAAAttctaattattaaaatattctgTATTATGAATTCTACCTAATGAACTTATCCATGATTAGAGACGTATACTAATTTCTACGTCAGTTTTAAAAGCATGCTATTAAAGCTTAAATTAGAACTCTAATCAAAAAAATCTCAAGCATATTAAGCTTAGGCCATAGGAAAGAATCACCCTAAAAATTCGGTGAAAATTGCTAGTATAGTTAAAATTCATCGTAACGTTTGCAAAgccgaaataaacaaaataaatatttgaaataataaagaagtcagtttagaagaaagaaaaagaaaaatattaaaggtATATATAAATGCCATTTATAAACGAGTTAAGTCGAAAGGGCTTTtcctttgtttatatatttaatgtatGTACCCGTTATGTCTCTGATTCTCTGACTGGGAGCGTTTTACAGCTCGGCCCCAATTATGCGTCGCAATTCTTGCTCATTCGCATCTCGTTGACAGATTCTAGAGAAAAAAAATAGCTCATTTCCAGATAAATAATGGACATTTATAGAAACGTAGTCAGAATACACACCATACATAAAGGGTAACAACGTAATACATCAGCTAATACACTTACCcactataattttttaaattaatttgcagagaataacaaaacaaaagtacttactttttaaacaaCAGGTATGCTGCAGATGCTGTCATTAAATACCACCAATTTTTATTGAATGTTCCGATGATCAATTGTCAAAGAATATCCGCCAGGGGGtgcagaaaaacaaaattatgacgtattgaaatgaaaacatattatgAAGGGTTGCCAAAATACATTAGTATTTTAACAATTAAAAGTGACGGTTACcacttttaattttgtgaaaaattgatttccgaaaaaaataaacatgctaaCTAAGTTTGCGAACAACCCCAtctttttaaaatgaatttttcatataaaaaacaaacgtCTTTTGAAAGATGCATTTTGACCACTTTTAGAAGtagaaaaagacgtcttttaaaagacgggTTTTAGATGCATTATAGCAAGAAGAGAAAAACGTCTTgtaaaagatatattttagatAACTTTTAGATGCCTTTTAAAAAACCTCTTTTAAAGAGCTTCTAAAAGACATCTAAAATGCGTATACAAGATACGAATTTATTTAGTTTCAAAAGACGTATAAAAGATGTCTTTTAAGAGATGTTCTTAAGAAGATGCATTAAAGACATCTTAATAGAGTTTTCTAacagaagatttaaaaaagacatcttGAGatgtcttaaagacgtcttgtgCCAGTTGGTTATAACTTTAGAGTgctataaatctttttttactgagcAAGTTACATACACATCGGACTAAATTTCAttcatttttcaatttattttttgattttctcagaTGTCAGGATTTATGACTCATTGTGGAATTCTTGGTTGTGAACAAAATGAAAACTCCTGCTCAGCTATTTTTCAGAAATTGACAGTTTGGCAAAGTTCAACCATGgatttaattaacttttatattatgtttgtattttttttattttaatttatatttttgttattattattgtaaaaaaagaaagtaacttttttaataaaaattttgctctaattttttttttattagttattttttatacatGACAACCACAAAGGTCTGTTTTAAGAAATAGTAAGAaactttttatacaaaaaacacTAAGTAGATAATTTAGCTGTTTGAGCAGTTAAAACAGGTTACTGTCACCATTACATGCACGCACACCTTTTGCCATGCATACAAATAGTCAGGTAACCATGCAGGTTATTCATGCTTGCAAATGTCTTTATTAACCTTTAGAGTGCTTTTCTCTTATCATTCTTAtgcaactttaattttgatttgtTACACTGCCTAAGGACAAACTTTGTCATTACAGTTATGTTTTGTTAATATAATCTgttatttgcaaaataaggctcacatatatattattttattatacatttGTTTCTAAAATGGACATGATTTTCAgtaatttaacattttgctgAAGAATGCACCCAAAGAACCTCACTTTATCATTGTTGCAACGTGAGAGATATGGGCGGCATGCAtcacataaaaaattattggaGTTTTTAGAACATAAAACTGCAAATCACAATAGTGTACATCTGgtattatcatttttatttttatttgcttttaatTGATATTGTAAAATacatttaacataaaaaattattttagagaAGCCAAAgaaatttttgatatttgtttatttagacTTACCACCTACAGCAACCAGCAAGATCCACATTTGTGATAACATTTAGTCCAGACAGGTATACAAATATTACTAATATTTAGGTGTAAATCAGTGTTTTGTAACAGGAAAAACACGTAAATTACTTTGCTGACAGACAATGCAAAAGATGGCTCAAAATCCAAATTTTCCTaatatgtaaatatataaaattcaaaaaaaatcggTTTTATCATGAGTTAAAACTTTGCACAGTAATTCCTCTTGATTATTTAGTGAAATTTTTAAGTCAAACCTATGGTTATAAGGcaagttattaaatttaaacagttataaggatttcatatcAATTGAAGGAGTTGTTTTGAGTAGTAGCCAATATCTAAAGTTTTAGGAGGTATGGGACCAAAGAAGTTAAAAGGTTGGTGTTCAAGGTAAATATATCTGTATAAGTGGCATAGTTACGCTGCATACAGcaaaaagaaattattgaaaaaatagcAAGCAGGCAAATCTGCCACCTCCCACCTTCCTTCACCCCTTGGGCTGAGTAAGGTTAATTAAACGGGCTGTTTAATCTTTATGGCATTAGTTTATTTAAATTGCTTGTATTCCATTGATTATACCATCATTTCTACTTTTGCACATTTACTGAATTAAAAAGCCAGCAtttgttatcaattttttttagaacaaaaattGCCACCAGTCATGGTAACCACACGGTGATAGTATCAGACTGTTACTCATGCAAGGTCATACACACCCTACATGGTCATCTAAGAACACCTTGGTGTGCATCATTTCATCCAAGAATCAACAGTATTTTAGCCTCTGGCTGCCTTGGTGGACAAGTACGTTTATGGAATTTAAATGTAAGAAATTATTATTTGCTTTAATTGTGCCTCTTAGGGACTGTTTTTAAGGAGGCAGACTCGCTTGACAAACCAGCCTGGCTCACTTGCCTATCTCAGTTAGGTGAGCTGGCTCTgaacaataaaatattaaatatatatataatgcagaacaaaagaaaaaatttttataaaaaaatttgattacgTGAGCATAATAAACCATCTCACCTAGACGAACCAGCCCACTTTGTCACTGTTTATATGGATTTTTATCCAACCTGCTTGCCGAGATTGCAGATTGCTCTGGAAAAAATTTCACACTGGAGTAAATTTCTACATGTAAAATGTTGAATCTTTTTCCACCCTGGGAGAAATGATGTTAATTAATATTGACAGGAAAACACATAGacttaattaaaacaaaataataaattttaaatagaattattttgaatgaataaatcATAAGGAAAAAGTTTAAGTTTTAGGGCTATGCTCcataataaaactaaaaaaaaagaaatgtcaatgaaatgaaatgccatattagtttagtctagtgaaaaaatattaagacAGTGTTTGAAGAAGTTGTGAACTGAAAGAGGTTTTGAAGGGATAAGGTGAGAACAAAGTTCAGTTAAAATCCCCGAGCTGCTGCCATGAACACTTCACCTAATACAAATATTGTTTCGTTATTATgcaattatttattttcttatttcattCTTTTTCTTTACATTGCCAACGACGGTGATGTAAAATGTGATGCACAGCTCAAAAGGACATTACATCTATGATATGGAAAATTTTCTGTTCTTTAGAATATAACTGATGACAATGTGATCTTTTCGTTGCAATCCGTGATAGCATCGATCAGTTTTCATCCAGTTGATGACATACTAGCAATTGGCACGACTAATAAGATTATCCTTTTCGACTGGAACCAACGGCGACAACTGCGAATCATTCAGACGAAACATCATTCCGAAAGTGTTAGGTAAGTTGCTTCCCTTCTTTTCTGTCAGTCACTTTTTGTAATCAGATTATTTAAGATTGGGTCAGGTTTTCATTCCATTGTTTGCATACTTAGGCTTGTGCGATTTCTACAATATGGAAGCAAATTACTAACAGGAATTGCAAATGCATCCACACAGTATTGTAAGGTACGTAGTTTATCGTTATCACGTGCATtggtcttgttgttgttgttgcatttCACGCCAAAATCACTCAGCAGATGTCTTATGTTCAAAGAGTTTAGAATAAAGCACATTTCTGTAAATGCGTGACTTTAAAACACACATGTTTTCTTCATTCTGAACATTCTTTTAGTTTAAATTCCTAGGAACTCAGTATGAGCCGTTTCTATAAGACGTCTATAAGAGaatgtgttttctttttagccGACGAGTCTGAATGTAAGCACGAGAGGGTATGtactaaattttataaaaagttctttttctgtaaactataaaatatgtttaaatttttgtgcAAACTGaactattgtgttttttttctctctaaATATTAGAAACTCATCTGGTCAAGCTGTTGTACAAACAGTTACTTGCATGCGAATGCAAAAGAGACCATCAACAAATCAAAATGTCGACAGCGCTACAACCACAAAAAGaagtagaaataaaaaaagtccgAATGACCAGACTGAAGGCACAACAAGCGCATCGTCTAGTAGGGATCATCTTCAGGATCACCTCGCTCTTTCTGACCATTCCCAAGAGGCAGGTCCTTCGACAAACGCTAACATCAATACATTGAATGAGGAAGACAGGGCTAGTAATACTGAATCAGCGCCAAACGTAGGCTCTGCTACTGCTACTGCGAATATGCCCGTTGATCAGCAGTCTAACACAAACGATTTTCAACATAACACTGTAGATCGAAGTTTTACACAAGTGGAAAGAGAACAGGTGTCCCTCAATAGGTTAAGACTTCACAGACCTTTGTCTTCTAGAAGTCTGACGCCGCTTTCTTCGCCAATGAATGCTGTTGCCACGCTACGTCCGACATCTTCCTCAACGTTATCGCTGCTTTCCGACGAGACTGAAAGTAATGAGGACTTGAATAGTTCGATAAGTTTTGCAACTACTACTAGTGATGAAGACGTGGAGCCACGTTCTATAAATGTCTCACGGCAAGTTCGATCGGAAATTTGGAATTTTACCCTTGGTGAAGCAATGCCATCAGATCAGGTAATGGTATGTAAAACAATTCAAATTTTGTTCAGATTTGTATCTCCCTTCTAAATCTCAgcgttatttttaattaaacaaaatttgaataaaCTTTCTCAATGTAGGTTTCAGAAAGCTTTAATGAAATAGATGTCTCTGTGGAGGGAGCCGCCTCAACCATTCCCGTGCACGGCTTTGTCACCTTCCCATCATCTGATGCCGGTGGACACAGCGCTAGTATATCTTATCTGAGTAGAATGAGAGCACAGACAGCCGTGGCAACCGCTACAGCAAGGTCCAGTCACCACGTCCACACAGCGGTTGTAATCGCATCGCAAGAAGACGAACACTCAGAGGCGGCTCTGCAAACCGCAGTCAATCGTGCCATTGCGGGTGCGTTCGCAGGAAGTGGGGAAGGTGCTGTTGCGAATAACATTATTGACACTACGCATCGACTTCAGTTATGGGACTCCAATTGCAGTCAGTACCCCGATATTAAAGATGGTATGATGTTGCATAATTTTGGGCATTCGTTTTAAATGTTGACTTGAATCTCGGGGCAAAgattgttttgatattttgtaaATCATTTGTATTAAATCATATGTATTAAGTTatgtaattttgttattttcaaattGTAGAAAACAAGAACGTGGTTGTTCCGTACTGTAAAATACATAACGATTCAAGCGTTGATGTTTCGCAAGATGGTAGTCTGGTTGCGGTGTTCGTCCCTAGCGAGCATGGTTTTCCGATGGATGCACAGCTTCAAGTCATTTCGCTACGGCCAGAATCTTATCTACAGTGTATATACTCCAGGAAATATGGTATTATTTGATTTTTTCCTTCTGCTTTTTGTAGTATTTTAAGGCATCGCATAAGCGGGAGCGCGGCATCCTAAGAACACAAGCCAACATGATGACCAAGTATAAATTGACATGGGAGGGAAAGGGTGTTTTGTCTGGCGGATTTGCTCAAACAAGAACGGGGTTTTGTTTAGACGATGTTAGATATATGTCCTTAGGACATGGTCAAACAGTCTTCCTTGTGCTTAAACCAAGACCAGTCACAAACCAGGGAAAAAAGTTTTGTCGTGTGAAAACCAGGTGTAATACAATAGAGGCTTTTTATCAATAATCAATGCGCTTTTTAGGTCCTAACGCTGTATCAGTGAGCCTCTCTCCACTCAGTAGATTTGTTTTGGTTGGGTTAGCATCACGGAAACTTCACTGGCATCTCACTGCTCACCAGGTAAGATTTCTTAAAACACTTGGCTTCTCACTATACAATAAAATTTAGTCCGTATTATGTAAATTAAGGTATGCCAACAAAGAAGATGTTGACTTTAGATGATTTTCGTTGCGTTtggaaagtaaaataaaaaagcgaTTTCTTCACACCATAGAATAGATTTTGCGACCTTGCTTTTTAAACACGTGGTGATGTTTTTTTCAGCTAGTGGGGCAGATTCTTCAACTACCGAAAGACGACGAATTTGTACATTCCGACACAACAAAGGTGCAAAATTCTCTACGTCTTCTGTATTTTATTCTTGATGTTGTATGATCtgtaatattatattttttggatGGAAAACTTCATCCGCATCAGTAGTTATACCATGCAAATTTGTATTTAGGCACTTTCTAATATTCTACACAAGTGCAGTCAAACTCAACGGTCCAACGTAAGTGTCAACACTGTGCGCTTTCATCCGAGTCCTGGTATGGGTATAATCTACGGAACAAACAGAGGTCATATTCAACATTGTCATATTGGGTAAGTACGTTTTGTTTTGAAGAATACGGGCGTTATAATAGACACAATTTTGCGTTACTTTTTGACTAAAATACCGCGAAAAATTGTATGAACGCCTATTTCTGAAGTTTAAGTAGAATTTTAACCGAACTGGTAAATTGAGAGTCACGGAAAAACAAGAATTGTGGTATTGCTAGCCCTTGAAAAAATCGAAGAAAAATTTATGTTACACCTGACAGGGGTCCGAATTAGACTAGTCGCTAACCTGTGGACAAATCCAAAGGAAGGCGCCTGTCGCAGTAGAGTTGAtaagaatatatcgcatttatTATTTGTAGTTGGAaaatttcgtgcgtggttaagAATGGCCCGTTTTTGGTTAAAAAGAATGGCCCAGTTTTGgctaaaaaacaatgtttttgatATAAAAGTGATTTTGATTATGaaagaataaaattataaagtttTCATATTTAGCGTCAACAATTGTTTATAAATGAAGATTTATTTATTCCGGTGTTGAAATGAACATTTAGGGCATGCGTTTATTTTGAAAAGGGTGTTTTGTTTATTCGGAGTGATCTAGGAAAAACATAGAGATGTTTTTTAATTCAGTGATTTcaccttttttatttattctttaccAGGCCCGACATGAATCTAAATGAAAAGAGAAAggttattaaaaagaagttgaagtaactgcatttttatcagacaacaaatataaaaatagcaaCGAATCTAGAATTACTAAATGCATTCTTACGATTCTCTAAATATTCACTGTCGTCTAGTAGGATGCTACCACGATGAAAACACTTTGTTATTCAGTTGGATGGCACCGTGAAAAAAACTTGTAATGTTGATCCAAGATGAGCTGTGTGTAACCAAAACTGCACATGTGGAGTTGATCTGAACTATCTATTATACGTTTCCGGACTTCCTAGCATGATCAACCGTCTCAAATGGTTTGAGAAAGAAGAAATTTCATATCACTTATTTACTTTAAACTTTGTATTAAAGCGAAGctatattatataatattttttatgtacaTATTTTCTATTCCTGTACATACTCACATTTGTTGTACATTACTTTCTTCTGTGGAATACATTAATaactaaaattttattaaaatgacaTAATGGGGCTTTTGGTTGTACATTAGTTATATGCACACCAGTTGTAACCTATCCGCAAATCTTATTGTATAATGACCTCTCTTTTGTGACTAGAATCGAAGTGATTTGTAAATACAAAAGCATATTTCTTCTTGGCTATATCACGTATATCCTCAACGCTTTTACgtttttttctcttattttaCAAAGATTCTCATGTCCCGGTTAATGTTTTAGCAACATGCCCACAAAAGATCGTTATTCGTTTGAAACCGAGAAAACTTGGAAAGTCAGCATCTATTTGTTATTTTCATGCATCACAAAACTGAATAGAGGAACGTTAAACATTGCGTAGTTAATACATCACTGAAATCCAGCTTTTAAAGTAATGCAAAATGATTTTGCTATTGATCAAAATTTCCAAACAACGTCTCCTAAGAACTTTTACTTTGCATTTGCTGCGATGTTTACATTACGGAATAAAAATGCGACAACCCGCGAAAGTTTGAAGAATCAGAAAAATGGACCGTGCCGATGCCAGTAAATATTAGTAAGCTCAAATTTTCCTGATACATTCTTATCTTTAGCATTCTAACATCTCGAAATATTCTTCTTGATACAAAATAAGAATATGAAGAACTGCATATATGATTCGAAGCCATTaatgtgaaaattattttttttaattcgtgttAGATCTTTCATCGATCAAAGTCAGTGCTCTTATTAATCTCGTCGGTGAGAGTCAAAAAGACCTGGGAGCGAGGTtgtgttctttatatttttttagaaaacaaacACTTCACTTTAAAAGCATCGTGTGCATAAACTAAATAATATGTAGTTGCCAggtaacatttttttagtaTATTCGAAACACGTGTTTTTGTTACATCTCGTTGTATTTGCCAACTGGATACGCGAGTTAGAGCGTTGTCATAACAACATGACTTTTTATGGGGTTTTTTATGCACATGTAGAGACAGTGTAAGAATGAAAGCAATTGGGAAgtattttctattatttttacttattgtaatttttattaCCTTTCTACGCTTTATACTTGATTTGAAATCTCTGTTAAATGTACCCAGTAAAACCGAATCAGCTTTACTACATGGAACACCCCATCTCGCTCTAGTGGTTGGGGTTTTAAGCAAGTTGACTGCACGAAATAGAAGAGATTCAGTCCGTCTGACGTGGTTTCAAAGTTGCCGGCGACATTCAACCGTCGTGTGTCGGTTTTTCACAGATACCATCGAAGATATTGCACTTGAAGAAAAAAGACGTTATGTCAACGAATCAAACACTCACAACGATTTAATTTTTATGCCGTATAAAGGTAAGACCTTTCTCGAAAGATGCTCTAAAGCACACGATCAATATTATTGACTTTTAGTTACCTTGTCAGGAAAAAAATCcgtcagttaaaaattttgtcGTTACCCTGATTATCATTTATATCAGCAATTGTTTCTAATCGATGATGTCATAATTCCGAACAGCTAAATTATCAAGAGTTATCTTGTAAGCCAAGAAGACTTTCCAAGCTCTGTCATATAGAATTCTTGACTTTTTTTTAGGTGGTCACAATTTTGCGTTACGACTTGTATGGATGCTTCAATGGTATATGAAGAAATTCCACTTCGATTACTTTCTCCGAATTGATGatgattattttttgtgtttggaCAGGTTACTGTTCGAACTACCTCAACGAAAATATCAAGCATTATATTGGGGGTACATACATTGTACAGAACACGTGATACGAGTGGATGAGGGCTGGATGATC
It includes:
- the LOC130662736 gene encoding activating molecule in BECN1-regulated autophagy protein 1-like isoform X2, with amino-acid sequence MHPKNLTLSLLQRERYGRHASHKKLLEFLEHKTANHNSVHLTYHLQQPARSTFVITFSPDRTKIATSHGNHTVIVSDCYSCKVIHTLHGHLRTPWCASFHPRINSILASGCLGGQVRLWNLNNITDDNVIFSLQSVIASISFHPVDDILAIGTTNKIILFDWNQRRQLRIIQTKHHSESVRLVRFLQYGSKLLTGIANASTQYCKPTSLNVSTRGNSSGQAVVQTVTCMRMQKRPSTNQNVDSATTTKRSRNKKSPNDQTEGTTSASSSRDHLQDHLALSDHSQEAGPSTNANINTLNEEDRASNTESAPNVGSATATANMPVDQQSNTNDFQHNTVDRSFTQVEREQVSLNRLRLHRPLSSRSLTPLSSPMNAVATLRPTSSSTLSLLSDETESNEDLNSSISFATTTSDEDVEPRSINVSRQVRSEIWNFTLGEAMPSDQVSESFNEIDVSVEGAASTIPVHGFVTFPSSDAGGHSASISYLSRMRAQTAVATATARSSHHVHTAVVIASQEDEHSEAALQTAVNRAIAGAFAGSGEGAVANNIIDTTHRLQLWDSNCSQYPDIKDENKNVVVPYCKIHNDSSVDVSQDGSLVAVFVPSEHGFPMDAQLQVISLRPESYLQCIYSRKYGPNAVSVSLSPLSRFVLVGLASRKLHWHLTAHQLVGQILQLPKDDEFVHSDTTKALSNILHKCSQTQRSNVSVNTVRFHPSPGMGIIYGTNRGHIQHCHIGPDMNLNEKRKVIKKKLK
- the LOC130662738 gene encoding uncharacterized protein LOC130662738, with the translated sequence MKAIGKYFLLFLLIVIFITFLRFILDLKSLLNVPSKTESALLHGTPHLALVVGVLSKLTARNRRDSVRLTWFQSCRRHSTVVCRFFTDTIEDIALEEKRRYVNESNTHNDLIFMPYKGGHNFALRLVWMLQWYMKKFHFDYFLRIDDDYFLCLDRLLFELPQRKYQALYWGYIHCTEHVIRVDEGWMILSRDIIKEALSKFNTTLQCHPFGDQAVALWVQDSKLNITYFSDNSRVIHAATAYQSENFLNTNICKKYLALHGSYPTLMMKYWIISQEFNPKQTVYEIPDIIPFDQVCKFKKEIDWRWFWPHVRFEPRPCKDNPKWDITDQAFIGRQDKGEEAIY
- the LOC130662736 gene encoding activating molecule in BECN1-regulated autophagy protein 1-like isoform X1 codes for the protein MHPKNLTLSLLQRERYGRHASHKKLLEFLEHKTANHNSVHLTYHLQQPARSTFVITFSPDRTKIATSHGNHTVIVSDCYSCKVIHTLHGHLRTPWCASFHPRINSILASGCLGGQVRLWNLNNITDDNVIFSLQSVIASISFHPVDDILAIGTTNKIILFDWNQRRQLRIIQTKHHSESVRLVRFLQYGSKLLTGIANASTQYCKPTSLNVSTRGNSSGQAVVQTVTCMRMQKRPSTNQNVDSATTTKRSRNKKSPNDQTEGTTSASSSRDHLQDHLALSDHSQEAGPSTNANINTLNEEDRASNTESAPNVGSATATANMPVDQQSNTNDFQHNTVDRSFTQVEREQVSLNRLRLHRPLSSRSLTPLSSPMNAVATLRPTSSSTLSLLSDETESNEDLNSSISFATTTSDEDVEPRSINVSRQVRSEIWNFTLGEAMPSDQVMVSESFNEIDVSVEGAASTIPVHGFVTFPSSDAGGHSASISYLSRMRAQTAVATATARSSHHVHTAVVIASQEDEHSEAALQTAVNRAIAGAFAGSGEGAVANNIIDTTHRLQLWDSNCSQYPDIKDENKNVVVPYCKIHNDSSVDVSQDGSLVAVFVPSEHGFPMDAQLQVISLRPESYLQCIYSRKYGPNAVSVSLSPLSRFVLVGLASRKLHWHLTAHQLVGQILQLPKDDEFVHSDTTKALSNILHKCSQTQRSNVSVNTVRFHPSPGMGIIYGTNRGHIQHCHIGPDMNLNEKRKVIKKKLK